The nucleotide window CCGCCTTCCCCGAGAGGTGCAGAATATCATCCGATCGCACCATGGGCGGAGCGTGGTGCGGTACTTCTACGAGAAGGCGCTGCGAAGCGGGAAGGGAAAGGTGAGTCGCGATACCTTCCGGTATCCTGGACCTCTTCCCCGGACTCCAGAGGAGGCCATTGTCTTTCTTGCCGACAGTGTCGAAGCGGCAGTGCGGAGCATGCGGGATCCCACCCCTCGGCGGATAGAGATGACGGTGCGGAACATCGTGAGAACGTACCTTGAGGATGGGCAGCTTGACGATTCTTCTTTGACCCTCCGGGATATCAACCGCATTGCGCGCCGGTTTGTTCTCTTTTTGAGCGGCATGGTGCATGTCCGGGTTCCTTATCCGGAGCTTACCGAAGGAGGAAGCCGTGAGAAAGGTTGAAGTGGTGAACGAAACGGAATACCGGGTCTTCTCCCGGCGTTTCCTTGAGGACCTTGTGAATTTCGTTCTCAGGGAGGAGGGGAAGGACATCAGGGGACAGCTCGTTGTGGCCTTCATTGATGAAGAACGCATGAGGGACGTGAAGCGGAGGTTTTTCCACCTCGATGAGGTGGGGGACGTGGTCTCCTTCCTCTACGGGGAGGACCCCGATGGGGTATGGGGGGAAATCCTTGTGTGCGTTCCTTTAGCCTGTAAGATGAGCGAGGATCGGGGGGTTCCTCTCTCTGAAGAGCTCTCTTTCCTTGTGGTGCACGGGCTCTTGCACCTTCTCGGGTACGACGATCGGACTCTTGAGGAGCACCGGCACATGATGGAGAGGACCGAGGCGCTCCTTTCGGCTTACCGGAAGGAGAAGGAACGGGAAAAACTCCTGAAAAGCGCCGTGAAAGCCCTGGAATTCGCCTATGCCCCTTACTCCTCCTTTCGGGTGGGAGCGGCCCTTCGCGCGCGGGATGGCCGGGTTTTCACAGGGTGCAACGTGGAGAACGCCTCTTTTGGGGTTACCCTGTGCGCGGAGCGAGTGGCTCTCGGAAAGGCAATTTCTGAGGGAGCAAGGGAGTTCGAGGCTATTGCCATCGTTTCTGAAGGGGTGGACTTCTGCTTCCCCTGCGGTGCCTGCCGACAGGCGCTGGCGGAATTCGGCCTTGATATAGAGGTTATTGCCGGGAACCGAAGCGGAGCATACCTCGCAAAACCGCTGCGTGAACTTCTTCCCCTATCTTTCACCTTGGTAAAGGAGTGATTGCTATGGCCTTTCGCTCAGGATTCGTTACCATTTGGGGACGGCCAAATGTCGGGAAATCCACGTTCCTCAACCAGGTTATCGGACAGAAAGTCACCATCGTTTCCGACAAGCCCCAGACCACCCGGAGGGTTATCAAGGGAATTTTGAACCTCGAGGGAGCCCAGATTGTCTTCCTCGACACCCCCGGTCTCCACACCCCCAAGGACCGCTTGGGAGAAATCATGATGCAGGAGATTGAGGATACTCTCCTTGACATCGACCTCCTCTGCTATATGACGGACCCCTCTTTCCAGGAAGAGGAAGA belongs to Candidatus Caldatribacterium sp. and includes:
- a CDS encoding cytidine deaminase — translated: MSGFLIRSLPKEEAVRKVEVVNETEYRVFSRRFLEDLVNFVLREEGKDIRGQLVVAFIDEERMRDVKRRFFHLDEVGDVVSFLYGEDPDGVWGEILVCVPLACKMSEDRGVPLSEELSFLVVHGLLHLLGYDDRTLEEHRHMMERTEALLSAYRKEKEREKLLKSAVKALEFAYAPYSSFRVGAALRARDGRVFTGCNVENASFGVTLCAERVALGKAISEGAREFEAIAIVSEGVDFCFPCGACRQALAEFGLDIEVIAGNRSGAYLAKPLRELLPLSFTLVKE